The Agromyces sp. G08B096 DNA window TGCCACGCCGTGCTCGCCGGCTGATCCATGCTCCCTCGCGCTCCACGGGGGCCGGGCGGCGGTGCGGTGGTGCGGTGGGCCGGGTTCACGACTCCGGCGACGACCCTTCGTCGAGCGCGGCGTCCTCCCCCGCCTCGGAGGAGATGAGCGCGTCGATCGCCGCGAAGAACGCACGGATGCCGGGGAGGTTCCCGCCCTTGGCCCGCGAGGCCTCGAGGGCCAAGGCATCCGCCCATTCGACGAGGTCGAGCCATTCATCGCCCGCGAGCCGCACGAGCCGCGCACCGCGGAAGCCCTCGCGGTCGGCGGCGAAGTCGGCGAGCATGGCGGGTCGCGCGGCGAGGAGCGCCTCGCCGTCGGCAGCGGTGAACCGGGTGAGTTCGATGGTCATCGTGCGCTCCTTCCGCGTACACCGAGGGACGCTATAGTGAGTATCAGTGATCGTCAAGATCAGTGACTATATTGACCGCAGGGGACGGATATGACCCGCAGCGACCGCAAGACCGCCGACCCCGACCTCGGGATGCTCGCCGCGCGCGTGCTCTTCGCCGTGCAGCGCGAGTTCACGGCAGACCTGCGCGCACGTGGCGTCGACGGCCTGCGACCCAAGCACGGCGCCGTGCTCGCCTACCTCGACGAGGGAGGCAGCCGCGCGACCGATCTCGCCCGGCGTTCCGGACAGCACAAGCAGGTCATCGGCACCCTCGTCGACGAGCTCACCGAGCTCGGCTACGTCCGGCGCGAGCCCGATCCGGCCGATCGGCGCGCGAAGCTCGTCGTGCCGACCGAGCGCGGGCTGGAGGAGATGCGGCGCTCCGACGCGATCGTCGCGGAGTTCGAGGCGCGCTGCGCCGACGCGCTCGGCGCCTCGGAGTACGGGGCGTTCAAGGACGCGCTCCGCCGGGTCGCCGCAGTCGGAGCGGGCGACACCGCTGAAGCCCGCTGAGGCGACGGCGCCGGCTCAGTTCGTGACGGTCGCCCGGGCGAGGTAGGCGGTGATCGCGTCGCGGTTGCGGGTGAGGCATCCGATGCGCTGGTCGAGCTGCGCGCGTCGTTCGGCGAGCGTGTCGGCGACGTCCTGCATGATGACGGGCGCGGTCGGCGACGACGTGTTCGCGAGGCACGGCAGCATGTCGTAGATCACGCCCGTCGGGATGCCGGCCTCGATGAGCCCGCGCACCTGGGAGACGCGCTCGATGGCGCTCTCGGGGTAGTCGCGGTAGCCGTTCGCCTCGCGCTCGGAGGCGATGAGTCCCTGCTGCTCGTAGTACCGCAGCAGCCGGGTCGACACCCCCGTGCGGGCCGCGAGTTCGCCGATGCGCATGCCACTCCTTTCCGCCGACAACATTCACACTAATGTCAAGGTAGTCGCAGGGCCACCCGGGATGCCCCGACTTGACCTTGACACTAGTGTCAAGGTTTCACACTGACGGCATGGCCTCACCGATCACCGCCTCAACCCCCGCCGTCGACGCGCACGCGACGCCCGGCGCTGCATCACCCCGGGCGGCGCGACCGACCCGCTTGCCCTACAACGGGCTCCTCGCCCTCGCGTCCATCGTGTTCGTCGGCGTCGTCACCGAGATCATCCCTGCCGGGCTGCTGCCGCAGATGACCACCGACCTCGGAGTCTCCGAATCCCAGGTCGGCCAGCTCGTCGCCGTCTACGCCGTCACCACGGCGATCACCGCCATCCCCCTGACCGCGCTCACCCGCGCCATCCCGCGGCGCCGGCTCCTCGTCGGCCTCGTCGTCGGATTCGCGCTCGTGAACGGCGTCACCGCGATCGCCGCGGACTACCCGACCATCCTCATCGCCCGCATCGCGGGCGGCATGCTCGCCGGATTGCTCTGGGCCGTCGCCGCCGGCTACGCCATGCGCATGGTCGAATCCGCGCACGCCGGACGCGCGCTCTCCGTCGCGATGGTCGGCACTCCCCTGGCCTTCGCGTTCGGGCTGCCGATCGCCACCACGCTCGGCACGACGCTCGGCTGGCGGGCCGCATTCGGGGTGATGGCGATCGCCAGCGTCGGCCTCGCGGTGTGGGCGGCGCTCGCGCTCCCCGCGTTCAGCGGTGAGCAGGCCGGCGCACGTGCGGGCCTGCGCTCGGTCCTCCGCCTGCCCGGCATCGCCCCCGTCCTCGCCACCACCGCCGCGTTCGT harbors:
- a CDS encoding MarR family winged helix-turn-helix transcriptional regulator, with product MTRSDRKTADPDLGMLAARVLFAVQREFTADLRARGVDGLRPKHGAVLAYLDEGGSRATDLARRSGQHKQVIGTLVDELTELGYVRREPDPADRRAKLVVPTERGLEEMRRSDAIVAEFEARCADALGASEYGAFKDALRRVAAVGAGDTAEAR
- a CDS encoding MerR family transcriptional regulator, whose amino-acid sequence is MRIGELAARTGVSTRLLRYYEQQGLIASEREANGYRDYPESAIERVSQVRGLIEAGIPTGVIYDMLPCLANTSSPTAPVIMQDVADTLAERRAQLDQRIGCLTRNRDAITAYLARATVTN
- a CDS encoding MFS transporter, with the protein product MASPITASTPAVDAHATPGAASPRAARPTRLPYNGLLALASIVFVGVVTEIIPAGLLPQMTTDLGVSESQVGQLVAVYAVTTAITAIPLTALTRAIPRRRLLVGLVVGFALVNGVTAIAADYPTILIARIAGGMLAGLLWAVAAGYAMRMVESAHAGRALSVAMVGTPLAFAFGLPIATTLGTTLGWRAAFGVMAIASVGLAVWAALALPAFSGEQAGARAGLRSVLRLPGIAPVLATTAAFVLAHNVAYTYIAPLTVPSGVDQHLDVALLVFGVLAVAGVLTAGALVDRHLRTMVVISAALLGGAMIAIGLVGDVPWIVYAAVGVWGFAYGGAPTLLQAAPARIAGESADVAQSMVVATWNGSIAVGAFLGGVVLDTAGVGWLPWVALALVGVAALIATTSRAAFARAS